The following are encoded in a window of Salmo trutta chromosome 9, fSalTru1.1, whole genome shotgun sequence genomic DNA:
- the dhx37 gene encoding putative ATP-dependent RNA helicase DHX37: protein MGRLRKRHNWKGREQNETHPPPEAKEQGKTVVVELKDGANLKGVDESNALVLPATKAKKKRGIEKSLTKKQPLTKKQRKHLQKVLEVKEKKAKRVDILAKLAEVQLPDSELKLLYTTSKLGTGDKQYQTKQTPDEVDDGASGPRISSLSGANRKRKRRAREEEKAEEESSDLDSSDDEMDDGGMGNRRVEATNVSESEEPASSCQEKEVEMKKEEKRETSEESGPAQASSKKPSEPAIFISVDRLPEMQEARLRLPVLAEEQVIMEAVRENSFVVLCGETGSGKTTQVPQFLYEAGYASGTGIIGVTEPRRVAAVSMSHRVAKEMNLSTRVVSYQIRYEGNVTCDTKIKFMTDGVLLKEIQKDFLLQRYSVIIIDEAHERSVYTDILIGLLSRIVPLRNKKGLPMKLIVMSATLRVEDFTENRKLFPTPPPVIKVEARQFPVSVHFNKRTPLEDYTGEVFHKTCKIHRMLPPGGILVFLTGQAEVHSVCRRLRRAFPFKRGNTASGEGEEAATDSSDEMKKFKKAKHKRTVSLPRIDLDNYSALPVDEGDEDRLAGIDDEEGSDLELGDDAADTEEKADPSLPLYVLPLYSLLAPEQQAKVFRPPPHGARLCVVATNVAETSLTIPGIKYVVDCGRVKKRFYDRVTGVSSFKVSWTSQASANQRAGRAGRTEPGHCYRLYSSAVFGDFSLFSEAEITRRPVEDLVLQMKDLNIDKVVNFPFPTTPSAEALVAAEQLLVSLGALEEPPRTGRVKEMERARLSCPISPLGRAMASFPVSPRYAKMLALGKQQDCLPYVIAVVAAMTVREIFEDLDRPAGSEDESSKLAQRRARLAQMRRLWAGQGASLLLGDLMVLLGAVGACEFAGCTLKFCEENGLRYKAMLEIRRLRGQLTNAVNSVCPEVGVFVDCKMAPPTESQVVCLRQIVLAGLGDHLARRVQQEELLDSKWRNGYKTPLLDEPVYIHPSSALFKTLPQFVVYQEVLETTKMYMRGVSAVEPEWVPQLLTQYCHFGSPLETPSPWLCSSTGRVKCHCTSTFFRCGWQLPAIEMDYPDGLERYKLFARFLLEGQVCPKLKQHSSYLLSNPSIMMKTWAKLQPRTEALLGALVSERVDCRDVLLSSWKNNNKFLLTAYCQWIPEAKHQDVAKSWPPI, encoded by the exons AAACTGGCCGAAGTGCAGCTGCCTGACTCTGAGCTGAAGCTGCTCTACACCACCTCCAAATTGGGCACAGGAGACAAGCAGTACCAGACCAAACA GACTCCTGATGAGGTAGATGACGGAGCCTCAGGGCCCAGGATCAGCAGCCTGAGTGGAGCCAACAGGAAGAGGAAACGAAGAGCACGGGAGGAAGAGAAGGCAGAAGAGGAGAGTAGTGATTTGGATTCATCTGATGACGAGATggatgatggagggatggggaataGAAGGGTGGAGGCCACTAATGTCTCAGAATCTGAAGAGCCAGCCTCCTCCTGTcaggagaaagaggtggagatgaaaaaggaagagaaaagggAGACGAGCGAGGAGTCAGGCCCAGCCCAGGCCTCCAGTAAAAAGCCATCCGAGCCAGCAATCTTCATCTCCGTGGACAGGCTGCCAGAGATGCAG GAGGCCCGTCTGAGGCTGCCAGTGCTGGCTGAGGAGCAAGTGATCATGGAGGCGGTGAGGGAGAACAGTTTTGTGGTTCTGTGTGGAGAGACAGGAAGTGGTAAAACCACCCAGGTACCCCAGTTCTTGTACGAGGCTGGATatgccag TGGCACTGGAATCATTGGTGTGACAGAGCCTAGGAGAGTGGCAGCTGTCAGTATGTCCCACAGAGTGGCCAAAGAGATGAACCTGTCtacacg GGTGGTGTCGTACCAGATCCGTTATGAGGGGAATGTGACCTGTGACACCAAGATCAAGTTCATGACAGACGGAGTCCTGCTGAAGGAGATTCAGAAG GACTTCCTGCTCCAGAGGTACAGTGTGATCATCATAGATGAGGCCCATGAGAGGAGTGTGTACACAGACATCCTGATTGGCCTGCTGTCACGCATCGTACCACTCAGAAACAAG AAAGGCCTCCCCATGAAGCTGATAGTGATGTCAGCTACTCTGCGTGTGGAGGACTTCACAGAAAACAGGAAGCTGTTTCCTACTCCTCCGCCCGTCATCAAGGTGGAGGCCCGTCAGTTCCCTGTAAGCGTCCACTTTAACAAACGGACTCCTCTGGAGGACTACACTGGAGAGGTGTTCCACAAGACCTGTAAGATCCACCGCATGCTGCCCCCTGGGGGTATCCTGGTGTTCCTGACGGGCCAGGCTGAGGTCCACTCTGTCTGCAGGAGACTGAGGAGGGCCTTCCCTTTCAAGAGGGGCAACACAGCTAGTG gtgagggagaggaggcagCAACAGACTCCTCAGATGAGATGAAGAAGTTTAAGAAAGCCAAACATAAGAGAACTGTG TCCCTGCCCCGTATTGACCTGGATAACTACTCAGCGTTGCCGGTGGATGAGGGGGATGAGGATCGTCTGGCGGGGATAGATGATGAGGAGGGGTCCGACCTGGAACTAGGAGACGACGCTGCAGACACAG AGGAGAAGGCGGACCCGTCCCTCCCTCTTTACGtcctccccctctactctctcctggCTCCAGAGCAGCAGGCCAAG GTGTTCCGGCCCCCTCCCCATGGTGCACGTCTGTGTGTTGTGGCTACCAACGTAGCAGAAACCTCTCTAACCATCCCGGGGATAAAGTATGTAGTCGACTGTGGTCGGGTCAAGAAGCGCTTCTACGACCGCGTCACGGGGGTCTCCTCCTTCAAGGTCTCCTGGACCTCACAGGCCTCAGCCAATCAGAGGGCAGGCCGGGCAGGCCGTACCGAACCTGGACACTGCTATAG GCTGTACTCATCAGCGGTGTTTGGAGACTTCAGTCTGTTCTCGGAGGCAGAGATCACCCGCAGGCCAGTTGAGGACCTGGTACTACAGATGAAGGACCTTAACATAGACAAG GTGGTCAATTTTCCATTCCCCACAACTCCCTCAGCTGAGGCGCTGGTGGCAGCAGAACAGTTACTGGTTTCACTGGGAGCACTAGAGGAGCCGCCACGCACCGGGCG GGTTAAGGAGATGGAGCGAGCGCGTCTGAGCTGTCCCATCAGCCCCTTAGGCAGGGCAATGGCGTCGTTCCCCGTGTCACCGCGCTACGCTAAGATGCTGGCGCTAGGGAAGCAGCAGGACTGTCTGCCTTACGTCATCGCTGTGGTGGCCGCCATGACGGTCCGGGAGATCTTTGAGGATCTGGACAG ACCTGCTGGTAGTGAGGATGAGAGTTCCAAGCTGGCCCAGCGTCGAGCCCGGCTGGCCCAGATGAGGAGGCTGTGGGCTGGGCAGGGAGCCTCTCTACTGCTGGGGGACCTCATGGTCCTACTGG GTGCTGTGGGTGCGTGTGAGTTTGCTGGCTGCACTCTTAAATTCTGTGAGGAGAATGGACTGAGGTATAAAGCCATGCTGGAGATCAGACGACTTAGAGGACAGCTCACCaacgcag TGAACTCAGTGTGTCCAGAGGTGGGTGTGTTTGTGGACTGTAAGATGGCTCCACCTACTGAGAGCCAGGTGGTGTGTTTACGTCAGATAGTGCTGGCGGGACTGGGAGACCACCTCGCCAGACGGGTACAGCAAGAGGAACTACTAGATTCAAAATGGAGGAATGGATACAAG ACCCCACTCCTGGACGAGCCAGTCTACATCCACCCCTCCTCAGCCCTGTTTAAAACGCTACCTCAGTTTGTGGTCTATCAGGAGGTCTTGGAGACCACCAAGATGTACATGAGAG GTGTGTCAGCGGTAGAACCAGAGTGGGTTCCCCAGCTCCTCACCCAGTACTGCCATTTTGGATCTCCTCTGGAGACCCCGTCGCCATGGCTCTGTTCCTCTACAGGCAGGGTCAAATGTCACTGTACCAGCACCTTTT TCCGATGTGGCTGGCAGCTTCCTGCTATAGAAATGGATTACCCAGATGGCCTGGAGCGATATAAACTGTTTGCCAGGTTCCTTCTGGAAGGACAG GTCTGCCCTAAATTGAAGCAGCACAGCAGTTATCTTCTCTCAAACCCTTCCATCATGATGAAGACCTGGGCAAA ACTCCAGCCTAGGACTGAGGCTCTGCTGGGAGCTTTGGTGTCAGAGAGAGTGGACTGCAGAGACGTACTGCTCTCATCCTGgaagaacaacaacaaat TCCTCTTGACTGCATACTGCCAGTGGATCCCTGAAGCTAAGCACCAAGACGTGGCCAAGAGCTGGCCTCCCATCTGA